The genome window acaaaatctcaactgattgcgagattttcgtgggcggataagcacggggggtcgcggactcgaccctataaaaggagcccggcagccagcctccaaatcatccccagATCCcaattcgctttcgcctctcttcatagctgagccgccttttagttcccttcatcccgaccgcagaggtgcatctgcgatcaggagagcaggtctccggaacccttcgtcttctagatcctgcaccgggagagggcgaataaggtttttgggaagcgtcttcacgcgactgctcgtgatcttctgacatcgtcgactcagctgatcctggcgcgcgccaacaatcagtaagtctaatcagtacgcatcatctgatttggcttttatttcagttcttctgatttggtcatgatttatattcggaatttagattggaatttgtctaattattcaacaggaCCTTCACGTCATACCGCATCCTCCGCTCGCCGACCTCCCGCGCCCGGTCCTTGAGCACCCGCAGCTGGCCGGCGGCGTCGTGCTGCGCGAACATCTTCCTCACAAACCATGGAGGCCACAGGAGGTAGCGCAAGAGGCCGCTCCTGCGGAGGTGCACGTCGGGGTTGCCGCGGTACACGTACTTGTCGATGCAGTTGTTGCAGTCGTTGGCGAGGATACGGACCTGGTTCATCCACGTGCGCACCTGCACGCCGTGCTCGCCGCCGGTGTGCGACGTGCGGGCCAGGTGCACCAAGAAGCTGTTCATGCTCTCCATCTCCTCCTTGATGAACTGCACGTCGCCACGGACGCCGCGCAGCAGCCGCGCCTCGTTCCCGATCACGCCCAGCAGCGAGCTCACGGCGCCCGACGCGAGCTCAGCCATCGCCGCCCGGCACTCTCTCCGCCGCCCGGCTCGCCGGCAGCTGCTGGCTTAGCGTGTGGCTTCTTGCTCTTCTCAGTACGTttacattacaaatggaacttttTGCATGCATGCCAGCATGTGTTGCTGGGTAACTTGGCATTCTGGCAAGGATAGCTCTTGCATTGCAACCCGGCAATATTCTACATAAGTACGTATATATCAAAGTAATATTATCATATTTTAAATAATAATATCGCctgctctttttcttttttctgcttTCGTGCAGAATGCCGTGGAGAACAGGGTCACACATATACCTTTCCTAAGTACTTGTGCTTCTAGTAATATAACATAATATATAGTACTCGTAAAGCAAATTGCTCGGCCTTGGCTAGTTACTACCTCCCCATCCAAAAAATCATTTTAAATTAAAATATATAAAATTTAATTAAATATATAAGAAAAAAATATTAATATTAATGACAAAAAGTAAACGTACAATGAAAAcatatattaaaaatccaatgTTACTTGTTTAATAACATAAAATATCGATATTTTTTAATCTCTTTTAGAGCAATTCTAGTAGAGCCCCCAAATTAAGCCCTTATTTTTACTTTTGATAGCTTAGAGAGACAAAAACTACATTTTGGCGGGGTGACTATTAGTGTGCACCGGACCAAAGTATTAGAGAGGGTGAATTGGGCGCAGAAGGCTTTGGCGCACCAGACTTGTTTACTAGAGAAGCTGTTTTTTAAGAataactaggtatatgcccgtgcgttgctacggaatcgACATGATAGAATACACTGATATGCAAAAGCACTAATTGTTATTCTATAGTCTATTAGCATGTTAAGGATGTTTGCATTAAGAGTTGATTCATTATCAACCACTGCATGCTTGTCCAATTGGTTGTCAATTTGTACTTGATTTTTCTCCTTCGAACAATCCATTTTGGCACTATTGTAATATTGAATTCCTACGTTAATAAATTTGTTACAATCATAGCAATAGCTTTTTTTAACTATTGCGAATAGAGGATTAAACATTAAAAGAATAGACGTCGATATTCTATATTTATATTGAGATTCTAATGGATTTATCAAAATCTACTTGCTGTTGTTCTATATTTCCTGAACTAAAAGGTTGTATTTTTTGGCCATCCATTGGTGAAACTATAAGTATATCTTTATTGTAAAAACATGTTCCTAAAACGTTTGCAAACTGTATTTGTTTGCTACATATAAACGTTGTTTGCCCTTATGTTGCGAGAAAGATAATAATCAAAGACTAACTTTGAAGCCAGATACATTGAAAAAATGCTCTTGTGGTCCGAGACGAGACATCGATACCTTGGTGTACACACAGAGAATGGAATCTACAGTGTCGGTCATCGTTGTCAACTATATGGCGGCAGTGCTATGGGCAGCTTCCATGCCTGGCCACATTGGTAGATCCACCCCATATTTTTGTTTGATAACGATGCTCTCTGCAGATAAACTTAAGTATATTTGTGCATATTTACCATCTCAGGGTAATCAAAGAACGACAGCTGGATGATTTTAGCTTTTCATCACTGGATTAGAATCAAAATTATATGACCAGCAATAGGTTATCAAGTATCAATAGTTACATCACTAGATCAACAAACGAGGAGCTCACAAACaaaattgtgcttcacaagaca of Zea mays cultivar B73 chromosome 8, Zm-B73-REFERENCE-NAM-5.0, whole genome shotgun sequence contains these proteins:
- the LOC100501334 gene encoding disease resistance protein Pik-2, yielding MAELASGAVSSLLGVIGNEARLLRGVRGDVQFIKEEMESMNSFLVHLARTSHTGGEHGVQVRTWMNQVRILANDCNNCIDKYVYRGNPDVHLRRSGLLRYLLWPPWFVRKMFAQHDAAGQLRVLKDRAREVGERRMRYDVKVLLNN